In the Telopea speciosissima isolate NSW1024214 ecotype Mountain lineage chromosome 2, Tspe_v1, whole genome shotgun sequence genome, one interval contains:
- the LOC122649902 gene encoding anthranilate synthase alpha subunit 2, chloroplastic-like isoform X4 has product MDHENGTKTKEITEDPMVIPQRIMESWKPQLIEELPGAFCGGWVGYFSYDTVRHVEKKKLPFSNAPKDDRKLADIHLGLYDDVIVFDHVQKKAYVIHWVRLDKYSSVEKAYIDGMNRLELLVSRVQDIGSPKLSTGTVKLKTHLFGSSLKMSTMTSEAYKKAVLQAKEHILSGDIFQIVLSQRFERRTFADPFEVYRALRVVNPSPYMTYIQARGCILVASSPEILTRVKKGKITNRPLAGTVKRGKTSDEDKMLEKLLLNDEKQCAEHVMLVDLGRNDVGKVSKPGSVKVEKLMNVEGYSHVMHISSTVTGELRDGLTCWDALRAALPVGTVSGAPKVKAMELIDQLEVTRRGPYSGGFGGISFTGDMDIALALRTIVFPTGPRYDTMYSYGHANRRQEWVAHLQAGAGIVADSVPDDEQKECENKAAALARAIDLAESTFVEK; this is encoded by the exons ATGGATCATGAGAATGGGACTAAGACAAAGGAGATCACTGAGGATCCAATGGTAATTCCTCAGAGGATCATGGAAAGTTGGAAACCACAATTGATCGAAGAGCTACCCGGGGCATTTTGTG GTGGATGGGTTGGATATTTCTCATATGATACTGTCCGAcatgtggagaagaagaaacttcCATTCTCTAATGCACCTAAAGATGATAGAAAACTTGCAGACATTCATTTAGGCCTTTATGACGACGTAATAGTGTTTGATCATGTGCAGAAG AAAGCATATGTGATCCATTGGGTGCGGCTAGACAAATATTCTTCGGTTGAGAAGGCGTATATTGATGGAATGAATAGATTAGAACTTCTAGTATCAAGAGTGCAAGAT ATTGGTAGCCCGAAGCTATCTACAGGTACTGTGAAGTTGAAGACTCACCTCTTTGGTTCTTCACTCAAGATGTCAACCATGACAAGTGAAGCATATAAGAAAGCTGTATTACAGGCTAAAGAACATATTCTTTCTGGGGATATTTTCCAAATTGTGCTAAGTCAACGTTTTGAGCGCCGAACATTTGCAGATCCATTTGAAGTATACAGAGCATTGAGAGTTGTGAATCCAAGTCCATATATGACTTACATACAA GCTAGAGGATGTATTCTAGTTGCTTCAAGCCCAGAGATTTTGACTCGTGTGAAGAAG GGGAAGATTACTAACCGACCACTTGCTGGAACTGTTAAAAGAGGGAAGACAAGTGATGAGGACAAGATGTTGGAAAAGCTTCTGCTGAATGATGAAAAACAATGTGCAGAGCATGTTATGCTAGTCGATTTGGGACGGAATGATGTTGGAAAG GTCTCCAAACCTGGTTCTGTGAAGGTGGAGAAGCTGATGAATGTTGAGGGGTACTCTCATGTAATGCACATCAGCTCCACA GTTACAGGCGAATTACGTGATGGTCTCACTTGCTGGGATGCCCTACGTGCAGCTTTGCCTGTTGGAACAGTTAGTGGAGCACCAAAG GTGAAAGCCATGGAGTTGATAGATCAATTAGAAGTTACTAGGAGAGGGCCATATAGTGGTGGTTTTGGAGGCATTTCATTCACTGGAGATATGGACATTGCACTTGCTCTCAGAACAATTGTTTTCCCAACTGGGCCTCGTTACGATACAATGTACTCGTATGGACATGCGAACAGACGTCAAGAATGGGTGGCTCACCTTCAGGCTGGGGCTGGGATTGTTGCTGATAGTGTTCCTGATGATGAGCAGAAAGAGTGTGAGAACAAAGCTGCTGCTCTTGCTCGTGCCATTGATCTAGCAGAGTCAACATTTGTTGAGAAATGA
- the LOC122649902 gene encoding anthranilate synthase alpha subunit 2, chloroplastic-like isoform X2 has protein sequence MKIPQRIMEGWTPQLIHQLPDTFCAHNDAVKFAEASKNGNIIPLYRCIFSDHLTPVLAYRCLVGENDRDDPSFLFESVDQNNQPPTAGRYSVVGAQPTLELVATGNSITVMDHENGTKTKEITEDPMVIPQRIMESWKPQLIEELPGAFCGGWVGYFSYDTVRHVEKKKLPFSNAPKDDRKLADIHLGLYDDVIVFDHVQKKAYVIHWVRLDKYSSVEKAYIDGMNRLELLVSRVQDIGSPKLSTGTVKLKTHLFGSSLKMSTMTSEAYKKAVLQAKEHILSGDIFQIVLSQRFERRTFADPFEVYRALRVVNPSPYMTYIQARGCILVASSPEILTRVKKGKITNRPLAGTVKRGKTSDEDKMLEKLLLNDEKQCAEHVMLVDLGRNDVGKVSKPGSVKVEKLMNVEGYSHVMHISSTVTGELRDGLTCWDALRAALPVGTVSGAPKVKAMELIDQLEVTRRGPYSGGFGGISFTGDMDIALALRTIVFPTGPRYDTMYSYGHANRRQEWVAHLQAGAGIVADSVPDDEQKECENKAAALARAIDLAESTFVEK, from the exons CCCACAACGATGCGGTGAAGTTTGCAGAAGCTTCTAAGAATGGAAACATAATTCCGCTCTATCGCTGCATATTTTCCGACCACCTGACTCCGGTACTGGCTTACCGGTGTTTGGTCGGAGAGAATGATCGAGACGATCCAAGCTTTTTGTTCGAATCAGTCGACCAAAACAACCAACCTCCGACCGCG GGACGTTATAGTGTGGTTGGAGCTCAGCCAACGCTAGAACTGGTGGCTACAGGGAATTCAATTACAGTCATGGATCATGAGAATGGGACTAAGACAAAGGAGATCACTGAGGATCCAATGGTAATTCCTCAGAGGATCATGGAAAGTTGGAAACCACAATTGATCGAAGAGCTACCCGGGGCATTTTGTG GTGGATGGGTTGGATATTTCTCATATGATACTGTCCGAcatgtggagaagaagaaacttcCATTCTCTAATGCACCTAAAGATGATAGAAAACTTGCAGACATTCATTTAGGCCTTTATGACGACGTAATAGTGTTTGATCATGTGCAGAAG AAAGCATATGTGATCCATTGGGTGCGGCTAGACAAATATTCTTCGGTTGAGAAGGCGTATATTGATGGAATGAATAGATTAGAACTTCTAGTATCAAGAGTGCAAGAT ATTGGTAGCCCGAAGCTATCTACAGGTACTGTGAAGTTGAAGACTCACCTCTTTGGTTCTTCACTCAAGATGTCAACCATGACAAGTGAAGCATATAAGAAAGCTGTATTACAGGCTAAAGAACATATTCTTTCTGGGGATATTTTCCAAATTGTGCTAAGTCAACGTTTTGAGCGCCGAACATTTGCAGATCCATTTGAAGTATACAGAGCATTGAGAGTTGTGAATCCAAGTCCATATATGACTTACATACAA GCTAGAGGATGTATTCTAGTTGCTTCAAGCCCAGAGATTTTGACTCGTGTGAAGAAG GGGAAGATTACTAACCGACCACTTGCTGGAACTGTTAAAAGAGGGAAGACAAGTGATGAGGACAAGATGTTGGAAAAGCTTCTGCTGAATGATGAAAAACAATGTGCAGAGCATGTTATGCTAGTCGATTTGGGACGGAATGATGTTGGAAAG GTCTCCAAACCTGGTTCTGTGAAGGTGGAGAAGCTGATGAATGTTGAGGGGTACTCTCATGTAATGCACATCAGCTCCACA GTTACAGGCGAATTACGTGATGGTCTCACTTGCTGGGATGCCCTACGTGCAGCTTTGCCTGTTGGAACAGTTAGTGGAGCACCAAAG GTGAAAGCCATGGAGTTGATAGATCAATTAGAAGTTACTAGGAGAGGGCCATATAGTGGTGGTTTTGGAGGCATTTCATTCACTGGAGATATGGACATTGCACTTGCTCTCAGAACAATTGTTTTCCCAACTGGGCCTCGTTACGATACAATGTACTCGTATGGACATGCGAACAGACGTCAAGAATGGGTGGCTCACCTTCAGGCTGGGGCTGGGATTGTTGCTGATAGTGTTCCTGATGATGAGCAGAAAGAGTGTGAGAACAAAGCTGCTGCTCTTGCTCGTGCCATTGATCTAGCAGAGTCAACATTTGTTGAGAAATGA